The window ttctttcttttacttctaTACTAACTgccttaatttttgaaaaatatacattgacattcttttatatattatgcTAACCTCTCTtagttaattgaaaaatattacatcaaattttcctaaaaaaagttattgtaaaattttataaaaaaattgtataattacACAAAACCTCCCGGTGTtcagtgtaatttttttctacttctagatttttttttaaatgacaaaaCTTTCTAAATTAGTTATACTAAgaattaatttagaaatataattttatatattggtTCTTAGTATAATCGATGTAGAAAATTCTAAAGTTTTCTAATTGAAACAATGTGCTCATATTTTCCTTCTTACTCCAACTTTTTAACTCTCATTCTCTGGTTTGATGATGTCTAGAGGAAAATATTTCAAAGTTGATGTACCATGTACGTTTGAAATTTTTCTCTCCCTAATTTTAACTTCAGTTTTAAACCCTACTTTCACCTCTGTTATCTCTCTCATGGAAGGCACATGCATGTTTTGTTCAAAGATTCCAAATAGTGTGCTTAAGACTCACTATCTGAAGTTAATTTACACTGCATTTCAATTACAAATTGTCATGTAAtggaaaattattaatttttacaataattatttcaaattatatatgttcagttgaatataaagaaaataaagaaaaacacaaacaatatttccttttctatttgcttaaagaaaatgaaaaaaagaagtttcTCGTTTTCGATTAGAAccggaaataaaaaaatctaaccgAACCGAACCGGACCCTTAACGCGCCGCCATACTCCAAATCATAACCCTCCACACAGCGTCGTTCTTCTGCAATTCTCTGATTCATTCCTTTCTCTCtcaaaaccctaaccctaaccccaatCCCCAGAGTCTGGAAGCCTCTCCAATGGCGTACCAGACCCCCGATCAAGATTCAGGTTCCGATCCGAAGACCCCAACGCGCCTCTACAACCCCTACAAGGATCTCGAAGTCCCCATTCGCAACCTCTACCAGCTCCCAACCTCCCCGGAGTACCTCTTCGTCGAGGAGGCCCGCCGCAAGCGCCGATCCTGGGGCGAGAACCTCACCTTCTACACCGGCTGCGGCTACCTCTCCGGCGCTGTCGGTGGCGCCGCCTCCGGCCTCGTCGGCGGCGTTAAATCCTTCGAGTCCGGCGACACCGCCAAGCTCCGCGTCAACCGCGTCCTCAACTCCTCCGGCCACGCCGGCCGCGCCTGGGGCAACCGCCTCGGCGTCATCGGCCTCCTTTACGCCGGCATCGAGAGCGGGATCGAGGCAACGAGGGACACCGACGACGTCTGGAACAGCGTCGCGGCGGGACTCGGCACCGGCGCGCTGTATCGTGCAGCGAGAGGGGTGCGTTCGGCGGCGGTAGCGGGCGCCGTCGGCGGCGTCGTGGTTGGAGTCGCTGTCACGGCGAAGCAGGCTTTGAAACGCTACGTGCCTATATGATGAGAACAAAACTTTGTGTGAGcgcttaatttttttcttcctttttttgggGGGTTACTATCAATTTTGAGCGATTGTTAGGTATAAGCATTATTATACCAGCATGTGGCAGCGTTGCTGTTGCAAACAATTGGTTTTattattatgcatttttttttcagctTGATAATGACTAACCTTTCTAATGTAATTTGTCGAAACATCTTGCATGAATAATTGGGACGGCTTTAATGCTGGATATATAGTATCAAGAATATTGTTCCTCTTTCGGTGGATGCAAATGGAAGATTATGTTAACGGTGTCACAAATGTTGTTGTGGTACATGATTTGATAGAAGTAGAGTTGTTAGGATTAGTTTTTGTGATGAAAGAAGCCCGTATTATGCTTGTGTTCCTATGATTAATGAATTCAGGGGATTTGCGTTTTAGATCCAAATAGGTTCTCTGATATTTGTCCAATGCATTGGGTTCCAAGGTTCAGTATAAAGTATGTGTATCTTTTGGTGATTTCTGGTAGAGTATCAttggagattttttttattttttttattttgcaactTTGGGTATGGTTGTTTTGTGAATGAGCTTTGCATCATTCAACCATGTTTTTGTGCCCTTATTTATACCTTTATATCTTAGGGGGATCAGCTAGAATGTTGTGTTCAATCATTTAAACAATTTAGCTAATAGTGTATTGACAGTGACTGGTATAAGAATTCGATTGTTCTCTATATGAGATAACAAAACATATGCTGTTGTTCTCTGGTTCGACTACATATTATCTTATGAAGCTATCGACTGATAGATTTTGCTTCATTGATAAAACCTTAACTTCCTGCAAGAGAGCAGTTTTCCTGATAAAAGAATGTTTGCACAAGTAATCAGTGTTTTGACAGAATTAAGTTGACATATTTTGCTTCAACTTAGTCACCATTATAGATTTGCTCTTTCCACCCTTTTGGATTCTGGAGTCTAATCTTGTCGTGTATGAACTTCGAGTAATTTGGCTTGCACTTATGATGCAATAAGAACTTAAACATGCTAGTACTTTATTAACTACCCCAATCTCTTACCTCTTAACTGATGCTATTATTGTAGATTATTTTGCCCAAACCTAAGCAATAGAAGTATCCATTGAGCCTTTCTGTCTACTATTACCCATTATGGCTTCTTGTTTGTCTTACTAGGTGTTGTCTAGTGCTATAGTTGACTGAAGAAAAAATTCTGATTAAAGGATGGTGTTGGTTGGTATTCTATATAGTTATATATTGCCTATTAGCactgagtttttttttcctttatgttcTTTTGTCTCATCTATGCAATTCAGTTTGCCTGTGTACCCTTCTGCTAGATTATGATATTTGGTTTCTCCAACATAATAAAAGTTGGCATGGAAACCTACTAGGGTTGgactagtttttatttttattttttttatcttttgtttgggGGGTAGGTACTTTGCACATGGGATTCTATGTTCAAAGTTCAA of the Glycine max cultivar Williams 82 chromosome 13, Glycine_max_v4.0, whole genome shotgun sequence genome contains:
- the LOC100777112 gene encoding mitochondrial import inner membrane translocase subunit TIM23-2, with product MAYQTPDQDSGSDPKTPTRLYNPYKDLEVPIRNLYQLPTSPEYLFVEEARRKRRSWGENLTFYTGCGYLSGAVGGAASGLVGGVKSFESGDTAKLRVNRVLNSSGHAGRAWGNRLGVIGLLYAGIESGIEATRDTDDVWNSVAAGLGTGALYRAARGVRSAAVAGAVGGVVVGVAVTAKQALKRYVPI